The window TGTAAATAACCCCTGCATTATATTGCTATTATTAGCTGGAGACATATAGGTTATATTTTCATAAGTGTAGCGGTCCCATTCGGCATTAAACAGTTCTTTTAATAATACTGGTGATATGTGGCCACTTATATATACATTTCCACCATCACGCAGATAATCAAGAATAAAAGAAGCCTGTTCGGGAAGCATTTCAGGCACATCTGATAAGACAAGAGTTTTATGCTCCTTTAACTGTTCTATTTTCCAATTATTGATTATTCCATACGGAATATGATGCCGCGCCAAAGAGTCTGAAGCACCCCGTAATGCTATATAATGAGGCATAGTCCCGCCTTCAGGTGTTCCACCATTTAATGCAGGATCCAAAACGTCATATTCCTTGGCTTCAATATCCATTTTCCCATTAAGATCAAAATATAAGCTTACATCCCAGGTCAATTTACCATGTGTAAGGTATGGTTCCATTGGTATAACTTCACCAAATACCTTTCCGATGGTTTTGTAAACAGTATCATCAATTGTCCCAACAGGATCGATTGCATCTATTAATAAAGGGGCACCATGGTGTAAACAGGTCATCGCGACACATTGACGTAATTGGTCATAGGTTTTAGTTGTTGTATGTTCTGATAAGGATGGGTAACAACGGGATGTCATATATTGAAACGGTTGATTTTGAGTAAGGTTATACCATGCTTTACAAGCAAAACTCTGCTCTTTTATTCCTCCATATAAATCCGTCCCGACATAATCACTGGCAAGAGTAACATTTTCATTATTGGCAAAGCGCCAAAAATTCATCGAACTGCCATATTGATGTTCAACAGATACACCAGGTTTAAGCCTTTTTGCTTCATTTGTAATTGTTTTGGCAAATTCCCCAATCCATTCATGGCGTAATTTTATAAAAGTTTTCCAATTATGATCTTTCCAGTTAACGGTTTTTGGTAATTCACCTTTGGCGCCGTAGGTCGGAGCTTCTTTTTCCCAACGTTCTTTACAAGAATCACAATAACAAACTTCAGGCCAAAATGTCATATCAAAAAAGATACCATCATAATCAAAGTAATCACTAAATTCGGCTATTTGTTTTTTAACGAATTCTAAATAGTCCTTATTATTTGGACAATTTAGCCCATAGCGACCGCCATAGTCCCTGGATCCTCTGCCTTTTCCGTCTATCATGCGCCATTTCGGATGCAGTTCATAAGCACGATTATTATAAATAATGCTATAGTAGAGGATTGTATTAATACCATCATCATGGCATAAATTAAACAAACGTTTCATTGCATCTTCTTTGCCAATAAAACCTTTATGCATTACTCCGGATTCTGTCGGCCAATAACATAACCCAACATGAGATTGAACGTAAATCATCGCGGCTGAAATTTTTGCTTCTTTTAACGCCTTAAAATAAACTTCAGGATCAAATTCCGAGAGAAATGTTTTATCCCAGTCTTCTATATGCATATCCATTAAAGTACGACGAAATTTGGTTTTGTACCACGGTTCCATAAGTATTACTCCTTGTATTATTGGATAATTAAATCAGGATTTTCAGCGAAATGCTTTAAAATGACTATATCTTCTACAGTTGAACAATTTTTAATGATAATCCCCTTCTTTGCGGCTTTTTCCGTTACAAAGTATTCATCATTGGTCAATTGACCGTAACGAATTAAAGTAGGAGTCTCCAGTTTGTGCCCTCCAAATACGCCATTACCCTGGAGGCAAATAATCCCATAAGCAGCATTGTCCTTTATAGTAACTGTCCTGCCGGGAAGAACCGTTAACCTCTTTGCGCTCACCTTATTGCATTTATAGCATATCCATTCATCAATGTAACCATCTTCTTTCATTTCAGCATATGGTTTTACTGGTTTTGGCTGCATGAAACGGTTTTTATGAAAATCAGGATCGGTATTAATTTCCCAGTCTATAACCTCTATAAGATAATCAAAATTACCCTTTTCTTCAGGAGGGCAATCTTTCCATAATAATTCTTCAGAAACGCAATGCTCATAATATAAAACAGATTGATACATTGCAAAAACATCGGATGCAAATTGCGGTTCATAAGTACAGAGGCTTCCAGGTGAATGAAGGACTCCAGGAGGGACATCCCATCCGGTATCCAGTTCAAGCTTAAATGATCTGGAAAGACTCAAAATATTATTATCACCTTTTGAAAAATTTTCTAGGGCATGTTTAACCTGCTGCTTTGTGTTATCAGGATTTATACCAAAAAAAGTGAATGGAAATTCTCCTCCATGATTATTAACCTGGGAAGGAAAGAAATACATTTCTGGTTTTCCAGATTGTCCGACACGGGCAGCGAATTTATCGTTGTGATGAATATGATGAGGTAGTGGACCTAGATTGTCAAAAAATTTAGAATATATCGGCCAACGTCCGTATTTTTTATAAAGGACATCTCCGATCGCCTCTTCTTTTAAGATTTCAATCGCATCCCTTAATAAAATTTTTTCGTCTTTTTTTTCATCCACTATAATATAACTTAAGCCCTCATCTTCAGTTGTCTTTGGACCATTTTCGGCATGGGTTGTAGATGAAAACCATCGTTCATCTATAGCTCCACGATCTAGTCCATAGATATAATAATCTGATGGGTGAAGCTTAATACGTTTTCCCGGTCTGCAAAAAGATCGGGGAACCCATGTTGGTATTAAATGAAAAACACCATTTCCTTTTTCCAGTGCCTTCTGTGACAACTCTTTTCTATTCATAAAAAACTCCCAATAAATTAAAATTGTAGTAACAACATAGAGTAAAGATGTAAATTATCAATAGGAATTTGGACCTGCTGATTTCCATAAATGTACTTAACCGGGCTTTTTTCCGGTAGTTTAAGTACTTCTTTAGGAGCAATCTCAGAATAGACCGAGACGGTAAAATTACCTACCGGAATAGTATGAAAACCTTCTTGAATATTAATAATTCCTAGAATTTTTACCTTTTTATTGGGATCGCTAAATAGAATAAATTCTATGGGCTCAGGAGCATTGTCGGAAGAGAATACAGGGATATTATCTTTTAATAATATTTTAATTATTCCTGAGAAAATATCGCTATGCTGCTCACGCTTGGCGCGTTCTATAGGTAAAGTTGAATAGAAGACCTTTCCTTTACCGTATTCTGTGAGCATCATTGCAGGTTTATTTGTAAATTTTCCGGGTGGATTGGAATGAATAGATGCAAATTTATGAATTTCATCATCAAGTTTTTTCTGTATCTCATCAAGTTTTGGGGTTACATTTAAGAAATTACTCCTTGGATTTGGGATTGTATAAGGAAGAGTTGTTGTTCCATATATCTTACCTATAGGTTTCCCTGAATATATGGGCTGGGGTTCAAACATTGCCAATGGATATTGCTTTGTATACTCATTTCTAAATACGAATGCTCCTTCTTCTGTTGGTGAAATATAAGTTACCTTCTCATCTGTAAAATTTTCAAATTTTATTTTGAATATTTCTTCAATAAGGGAAGGAGAAGTTCTACCACTTATATAAGCACTACCGCCATTAGATATATATTTTTTAATCACACTTAATTCTTTGTCACTCAAAAATGGAATGTCTGAAAGGACGAGTACCTTTACTGTATTATTATTTAATAATTCCAATTTCCAGCTGTTTAAAACGGAATAGGCAATATGATGAGCTCGCAAACAATTCCCAGCTTCCAATGCAGATAATTCGGGTGGCGTTGTATTTTCAGCTGCTATTTGATCAACGGGTATACCGTTAGCCAATGTATCCATTTTTGCGAATAAATTAAAATACAGCCCCACATCGTAAACATGTTCACCTATTGACATATAAGGCTCAACTTTCTCGGCCTCGCAGAATATTTCTCCGAATTTTTTATAGACACGATTATCAATGGTGCCTATAGGATCAATAGCGTCAATTAGCAAACAAGCACCATGATGCAGATAAGTAAGCATAACGCTTAATTTCAAAAGGTCCATGGATTTGTTGGTTGTATGCTCTGCAAGTGATGTATAACAGCGTGAGGTCATATATTCAAATGGTTGATTACGAGTTAAATTATAATAAACCTTACAAGCAAAAGATTGTTCGGCAATTCCACCGTAAAGATCCCCGCCCGCATAATCGCTAGCCAAGGTAATATTTTCGTTAACCCCAAATCGCCAATTGTGATTAACAACAGTAGAATACTGATGTTCAACAGAACAATCGGGTTTATGTTTTTTTACTTCCGCTGTAGCGAATTGAGCAAATTCACCCAGCCAATCAATACGCTTGCGTTGAAATTTAACCCAAGCGTGATCGTTCCAATCAACAACGTCCGGCATATGTCCACCTATTTCTTTTTCCCATCGTTCCTTGCAGCTATCGCAGTAACAGACCATTGGCCAGAATGTCATATCAAGAAAAATCCCTTCAAATTGAAAGTAGTCACTTAATTCTTTGATTTGTTCGGCAACGAAATTTCTGTAATCAATGTTATTAGGGCAGCATAGTCCATATCTAGAGCCGTCAAATCTTGAACCGTGATCGTGGATATTTTTCATTTGCCAGTCCGGGTGTTGCTTATAAGCCCAATTATTATAAATAAGGCTATAGTAAGCTATGACATCCATTCCGGCTCCATGGCATTTATCTACTAATTGACGAATTATATCCTCTTTGCTCTTAATACCTTCATGCATTTTCCCGCTTTTTGTAGGCCAATAGCAGAGACCAACGTGGGATTGTAAATAAATCATAGGTGCATTTATATTTGCTTCTATAAGATTATCTAAATAATTTTTCGGATCAAATTTGGATAAAAATTCTTTATCCCATTCCTCAATATGCATGTCAATCAAATTTCTTCTGAATCTGTTTTTATACCATTCTTTCATAATATACCTCCAATAAGTATTTCAATAATATTATTAACCCTTTACAGCACCGACAGTAAGACCGCTGATAAAGAATCGCTGAGCAAAAATATAAACTATAAGAAGTGGCATCATAGTAATTATTCCGGTACCCATAAGCATATTCCATTGGGTTCCATAACGACCCTGGAAAAAAGTAATCCCCAGAGGCAAGGTATACAGAGATAATGTATTAATAACAAGCATGGGCCAAAGAAAATTGTTCCATGCGAACAGGAAAACAAATGTTCCCAATGTTGCCAGTGCAGTTTTGCTGAGGGGAATAATTATAGCAATATAGCACAAAAAGTAGCCACCACCATCAATCTTAACTGACTCTTCTAATTCACCCGGAATGGTCATAAAGAACTGACGCAGCAGAAACGTCCCATAAGCACTGAATAATGATGGTACAATAATTGCTTTTAAAGTATTAATTAATTTGAGGGTCTTTATTATGGAATAAATTGGAATCATTGTAACCTGAAATGGTATCATTAGCGTAGCAAGATATAGTAGAAACAATTTATCTCTACCCTTAAATTTTAGACGGGAAAATGCATATGCGCCTAATGAACAGGTTATTAGTTGACCGACAGTAATGGCAATTGATACAATAATATTGTTTATATAAAATTGCCCAAATGGAGCGGCATTCCATAAAGCAATATAATTCTTGAATTGCCAATTCTGTGGAAACAATTTAGGAGGATATAAGAATACTTCGCTTGCAGGTTTTAAGGATGTTGTAAGCATCCAAAGAAAGGGGAATACCATAATAATTCCCATTATTATTAGAGCTAAATAAATAAAGAAGTTGATGCTTCTATTGGTTTTCATTAATAATTAACCCATTTCCTTTGCGCTCGCCATTGTACAAGGGTAATTGCCATTATTACAATAAACAATAAAACTGAAGAGGCGCAAGCAACCCCCATTCTCATTGTTTGGAATCCTTGTAAATATATATAATAGACAATAGTGGTTGTGGAATATGCAGGTCCACCCTTTGTTAAAATGAATGTCTGATCAAATACCTGAAAAGAACTGATTGTTCCCATAATAATTACAAAGAATAAAGTTGGGGATAAAAGCGGTAAAGTAATATTTTTAAGCTGTTGAAGCCTTGTCGCTCCATCCATCCGCGCTACCTCATAATAGGTTGGATCAATGCCCTGAAGACCAGCCAGGAGAAGGACAATGTTATAACCTAATCCTTTCCAGATACTAACGAGACTGACAGAGAATAAAGCCCATTCAGTACTGCTTAAGAAATGCGGAGCCTTAATATTGACAAGGGAAAGAAGATAGTAAATAAGACCGATATCATCCTGCAAAAGCCAACGCCAGAGCATTGCTACACCAACCATTGTAGCTATTGTAGGAATAAAAAATATTGCACGGAATAACGTAACCCCTTTAATTTTCGTATTTAGGAGCAAAGCAAAAATTAAAGCTATTGCTATTCCGCAGGGAACAGTTGCAACTGTATATACAAAGGTATTAGTAACAGTTTGGATAAATCGTGAGTCTTTAAAGAGAAATTTAAAATTAGCGAATCCAACCCATTTTGGAGAAGTTATTAAATTCCATTCGGTGAGTGAAAAATAAAGAGAGGCAATAATAGGCCCAATTGTGAATGCCATAAAGCCAACAATATTGGGTGCGAGGAAACATGTTGCGGCGAGGGCCTCTTTTTTCTTGCTATCCATACAATTACCCTAAATTATGGTCACAGCAGCAGTCTATTGACATTGTTGTAACCATAATTGAATTAACCTACCTTGCCTGAATTTCAGCAACAGCCTTCATAAAATTATCCATACCCTGTTTTGCGGTTACCTGGCCGATATAAATCTGGTCAAGTACATTGGCAAGTTCAACTTCACTTTCAGTACGGAAGGGATAATCAATCCAGGTAGATCCCTTCATTATGTCGAAGAAAAGCTGAGAATGCGGAACAGCAAGTTTGGAAGTGAGCATAAGGGGTGCTGACGATACTCTACCTGGAATACCCCTGTGGGTGGCGCCGACAATTTCACCAAGTTTTTCCGAGCTGGTATAGGTTTTTAAAAAATCCCAAGCGATGTCAGGGTATTTTGTCTTGGAAGAAATGGCGAAGGAACCGCCCTCAGTTACTCGTTTGCCGTTTTTACCTAGGAAAGGATAATCCATAACATCAAGTTTGATATCGGGCATATCGGTTCTAATTTTCATTACCCACTCAGGGTTAACACTGTACATAGCAACACGCTTGGACATAAAAAGTGACTCAGCAGCTGTTCCTCTGTCCCAACGAGGCTGTGTACCATTGACAAGGGCTAAATCAGCAAGCCATTGGATTGTATTTACTGCATCAGATTTATTGAGAGCAATATTCCCGCTGGAATCCAGGGGATTAACACCGGCAGCACAGAGCAAATCGTACATTACCCAGCCGTCAACATAAAAATAGGAAGCATAATGGCTTGAGTTGGTAAGTTTTTTGCTTATCTGGACAAATTCCTCCATGCTGTAACCTTCCGGACGGTATTCGACACCCATTTCTTCAAAAATATCCAGATTACAGAGCAGTAAATTGGTAGATAGATCGTAGGGGAAGCAATATACACCGCCATTAACGGTGTATGCTTCCATCATGCCAGGCCAGAAATCTGCTAAATTAAAATTTTCTTTCTTTATATAGGGTGAAAAGTCATATAGGGCACCATTTCGGATAAAGAAATTGGAATACATACTGACCATTCCGATAATATCCGCCTGTGCATCTGCAGCTATCTGGGAATTCAATTTAGTCCAATATTCGCCCCAAGGTGTACTTTCTGCAATTATAGTTACATTCGGATGAAGAGCCATGTATTCATCAATGCCCTTCTGCCATGCAGGCATATCGGCAGCGCCAAACCAGAACGAAAGCCTAAGGTTAACCTTTTCATCCCCTGCCGCAGCAGCTTTTGATTTTCCTTCACAAGCAAGCAATACCATAGCCACAATGAAGGTCAAAACCAGCAAAAAAATTTTCCGTCCCTTTTTCATGAATTCCTCCTGAATAAAGTTTTACTAGAGTCATTCTATCATGGTAGCGAACGTTTGTCAAACAAAAAAACAAATAAAAAGGTAAGTTTATTTGAAATGATAGTATATCTATATTTATAAAATAAATATTTATATATCTAAATAATTTAATACCAATTTCAGTAATAAATCATCAGAAAACAGAATTTGAAGTGTTTTCTATAATTATTGCTGGGTAGGCAATTACCATCCAATCAAATCCCATTCATTTATTGCATTTATGTCTGAAGATCGGCGTATGATCAAATTTGAATCCAATTTGTTGGAATGGGGGTAAGAGCCACCAGAACTGGTTTCCATGATAATCCGCGCCGCCATACGGCCCATCAAAAAAGTGGGGACATTTATGGTCGATAATGCAGGATCGATAAGTGTCGAGATGCTCAAGTTATCAAACCCTACTATAGCGCAATCCTTGGGGATGTTTTTCCCATTGGCCCGTAATGCTTTTATTGCCCCTATGGCCATCTGATCATTAGCGGAAAATATGGCGGTAAAATCCCTTCGAATATCAAGTAATTTTCTTGTCGCTAAATATCCGCTTGCTGCGGTAAAATCACCTTGCTGAATTAATTCCGGGTCTATTGGTATGCCATTTTCAATCAATGCATGCTTATAGCCTTCCAATCGCTCAAATGAATGCTGCATGTGGCTGTTTCCCAATATATGGGCTATTTTTTTGTGCCCCAGATCAATTAAATGCTGTGTTGCTTTCTGGGCGCTGGTAAAATTATCCAAATAAATAGTATAAAACTTTTCAGATTCCAGTTTTCGTTCCAATATCAATACGGGAATGTTTTTGCTTATGAATTCTTTTTCCAGCCATGAATAATAATTGCTTTCCAAATCAGAAGGGCAGATAGAATCTACTATGACACCGGTTAAAAATTGTTTGTGCAGTGTTTTAAGGAGCATTTGTTCTTTTTCAAAACTATAATTTGAATTAAAAAACAAAAGATAATTTTTATCCTTTGAGATGGTATCCTCGATCCCGGTAAGAACATTGGAAAAAAAAGAACTGGTAATAATGGGCAGTACAACCGCTATTGTTTTTTGACTAGACCTCTTTTTTTCTGTAAAAATATATCCTAAATCTTTTGCAGCCGCATATACTTGCTTTCGGACATCATCGCTTACATATTTATCGCTGTTGCTTAAGACTGCGGAAACTGTGGATAATGCTACTTTTGCATGCCTTGCAACATCGCGCATTCCCGGCATTTCATCTCTCCTTTATGCTAATTATCATAAGCTGAATACACTGACAGACAGCAGCATCAGGAGCCAAGTTTCCCGAATACTAGAAATCCTCCAGCGGCTCATCCCTGTCCATGATCTCGGGGATAACGTAAACCAGGGTGCCGGTTTTGCGCACCCGAAGCTCCGCTATGCCCTTGGAGACCAGGGCATCGAGATCATTTTTTGCGCTGTCAACGGAAATATCTGCTGCCAGGGCAACTTCGCTTACCGTGAGTATGCCTCTGTTTTCCTTGGCCAGCTTGAGGATGATGCGTTCGAGGCTTTCTTTTTCGCCGGGTTTGCCGTGAACCACTCTGGCTTCGCCGTCTTCAACTACCCGCCAGTTGGACCCGCTCGTTTCGCGGCGC is drawn from Leadbettera azotonutricia ZAS-9 and contains these coding sequences:
- a CDS encoding ABC transporter substrate-binding protein: MKKGRKIFLLVLTFIVAMVLLACEGKSKAAAAGDEKVNLRLSFWFGAADMPAWQKGIDEYMALHPNVTIIAESTPWGEYWTKLNSQIAADAQADIIGMVSMYSNFFIRNGALYDFSPYIKKENFNLADFWPGMMEAYTVNGGVYCFPYDLSTNLLLCNLDIFEEMGVEYRPEGYSMEEFVQISKKLTNSSHYASYFYVDGWVMYDLLCAAGVNPLDSSGNIALNKSDAVNTIQWLADLALVNGTQPRWDRGTAAESLFMSKRVAMYSVNPEWVMKIRTDMPDIKLDVMDYPFLGKNGKRVTEGGSFAISSKTKYPDIAWDFLKTYTSSEKLGEIVGATHRGIPGRVSSAPLMLTSKLAVPHSQLFFDIMKGSTWIDYPFRTESEVELANVLDQIYIGQVTAKQGMDNFMKAVAEIQAR
- a CDS encoding LacI family DNA-binding transcriptional regulator; the protein is MPGMRDVARHAKVALSTVSAVLSNSDKYVSDDVRKQVYAAAKDLGYIFTEKKRSSQKTIAVVLPIITSSFFSNVLTGIEDTISKDKNYLLFFNSNYSFEKEQMLLKTLHKQFLTGVIVDSICPSDLESNYYSWLEKEFISKNIPVLILERKLESEKFYTIYLDNFTSAQKATQHLIDLGHKKIAHILGNSHMQHSFERLEGYKHALIENGIPIDPELIQQGDFTAASGYLATRKLLDIRRDFTAIFSANDQMAIGAIKALRANGKNIPKDCAIVGFDNLSISTLIDPALSTINVPTFLMGRMAARIIMETSSGGSYPHSNKLDSNLIIRRSSDINAINEWDLIGW
- a CDS encoding alpha-L-fucosidase — encoded protein: MEPWYKTKFRRTLMDMHIEDWDKTFLSEFDPEVYFKALKEAKISAAMIYVQSHVGLCYWPTESGVMHKGFIGKEDAMKRLFNLCHDDGINTILYYSIIYNNRAYELHPKWRMIDGKGRGSRDYGGRYGLNCPNNKDYLEFVKKQIAEFSDYFDYDGIFFDMTFWPEVCYCDSCKERWEKEAPTYGAKGELPKTVNWKDHNWKTFIKLRHEWIGEFAKTITNEAKRLKPGVSVEHQYGSSMNFWRFANNENVTLASDYVGTDLYGGIKEQSFACKAWYNLTQNQPFQYMTSRCYPSLSEHTTTKTYDQLRQCVAMTCLHHGAPLLIDAIDPVGTIDDTVYKTIGKVFGEVIPMEPYLTHGKLTWDVSLYFDLNGKMDIEAKEYDVLDPALNGGTPEGGTMPHYIALRGASDSLARHHIPYGIINNWKIEQLKEHKTLVLSDVPEMLPEQASFILDYLRDGGNVYISGHISPVLLKELFNAEWDRYTYENITYMSPANNSNIMQGLFTQKHPLIMFEHAPILKKGNIKGEILATLVLPYTPPGVPASVFPTDVLAKYYIDKKSPNYPFATIHANPPGIYTDQPAIIKALYGKGKVIWSALPIEKADRFQHSEIFAGIIRYLSGDDFQFGADCPISIECILFDDPENKQKLFGLIETREDTIIPPTYDLRVWIKSTEPPKKVHTVDGSDLPFDYRENKITIDIPKINIYDMIIIKY
- a CDS encoding alpha-L-fucosidase; translation: MKEWYKNRFRRNLIDMHIEEWDKEFLSKFDPKNYLDNLIEANINAPMIYLQSHVGLCYWPTKSGKMHEGIKSKEDIIRQLVDKCHGAGMDVIAYYSLIYNNWAYKQHPDWQMKNIHDHGSRFDGSRYGLCCPNNIDYRNFVAEQIKELSDYFQFEGIFLDMTFWPMVCYCDSCKERWEKEIGGHMPDVVDWNDHAWVKFQRKRIDWLGEFAQFATAEVKKHKPDCSVEHQYSTVVNHNWRFGVNENITLASDYAGGDLYGGIAEQSFACKVYYNLTRNQPFEYMTSRCYTSLAEHTTNKSMDLLKLSVMLTYLHHGACLLIDAIDPIGTIDNRVYKKFGEIFCEAEKVEPYMSIGEHVYDVGLYFNLFAKMDTLANGIPVDQIAAENTTPPELSALEAGNCLRAHHIAYSVLNSWKLELLNNNTVKVLVLSDIPFLSDKELSVIKKYISNGGSAYISGRTSPSLIEEIFKIKFENFTDEKVTYISPTEEGAFVFRNEYTKQYPLAMFEPQPIYSGKPIGKIYGTTTLPYTIPNPRSNFLNVTPKLDEIQKKLDDEIHKFASIHSNPPGKFTNKPAMMLTEYGKGKVFYSTLPIERAKREQHSDIFSGIIKILLKDNIPVFSSDNAPEPIEFILFSDPNKKVKILGIINIQEGFHTIPVGNFTVSVYSEIAPKEVLKLPEKSPVKYIYGNQQVQIPIDNLHLYSMLLLQF
- a CDS encoding carbohydrate ABC transporter permease, yielding MKTNRSINFFIYLALIIMGIIMVFPFLWMLTTSLKPASEVFLYPPKLFPQNWQFKNYIALWNAAPFGQFYINNIIVSIAITVGQLITCSLGAYAFSRLKFKGRDKLFLLYLATLMIPFQVTMIPIYSIIKTLKLINTLKAIIVPSLFSAYGTFLLRQFFMTIPGELEESVKIDGGGYFLCYIAIIIPLSKTALATLGTFVFLFAWNNFLWPMLVINTLSLYTLPLGITFFQGRYGTQWNMLMGTGIITMMPLLIVYIFAQRFFISGLTVGAVKG
- a CDS encoding TM2 domain-containing protein; protein product: MYSVGIAYLLWLLSGFGALGFHRFYLGKIPTGLLWMFTGGLGMVGSIYDFFTLGSQVREANIRNAIFSRGQRRETSGSNWRVVEDGEARVVHGKPGEKESLERIILKLAKENRGILTVSEVALAADISVDSAKNDLDALVSKGIAELRVRKTGTLVYVIPEIMDRDEPLEDF
- a CDS encoding carbohydrate ABC transporter permease yields the protein MDSKKKEALAATCFLAPNIVGFMAFTIGPIIASLYFSLTEWNLITSPKWVGFANFKFLFKDSRFIQTVTNTFVYTVATVPCGIAIALIFALLLNTKIKGVTLFRAIFFIPTIATMVGVAMLWRWLLQDDIGLIYYLLSLVNIKAPHFLSSTEWALFSVSLVSIWKGLGYNIVLLLAGLQGIDPTYYEVARMDGATRLQQLKNITLPLLSPTLFFVIIMGTISSFQVFDQTFILTKGGPAYSTTTIVYYIYLQGFQTMRMGVACASSVLLFIVIMAITLVQWRAQRKWVNY